One window of the Phoenix dactylifera cultivar Barhee BC4 unplaced genomic scaffold, palm_55x_up_171113_PBpolish2nd_filt_p 000475F, whole genome shotgun sequence genome contains the following:
- the LOC120106138 gene encoding uncharacterized protein LOC120106138: MAYHVWLDMNAGIFEGRRLPPRMVVDRAISQSGEVIAASALFTVGMARDIWSTSSAVIAHMFALISWVPPPLGHLKVNFVGSMLVDGTTGGVGFVIRDSWGRLVAAEGPRTLGLTVVGAELRATREGLSFVRRVHGADRVLLEGGSSMVIDWIRGVDRYGDGHPLIRDTRRLAQELGGFQAAHVCREANQTAD, translated from the coding sequence ATGGCTTACCACGTTTGGTTGGACATGAATGCTGGCATTTTTGAGGGTAGGAGGCTTCCACCGAGGATGGTAGTTGATAGAGCTATATCACAGTCCGGGGAGGTTATTGCAGCCTCAGCATTGTTCACTGTTGGgatggccagggacatctggaGCACTTCATCTGCTGTCATAGCGCACATGTTCGCCCTCAtttcttgggtgcccccacctcttggtcatctcaaagtaaATTTCGTCGGAAGTATGTTGGTGGATGGTACTACTGGTGGtgttggatttgtgatcagagattcCTGGGGCAGGCTGGTGGCAGCCGAGGGTCCGCGCACGCTAGGACTTACGGTTGTAGGGGCAGAGCTTCGGGCAACACGGGAGGGGTTATCATTTGTGAGGAGAGTCCACGGTGCCGACAGGGTGCTTCTTGAGGGGGGTTCCTCTATGGTGATTGACTGGATTCGAGGTGTGGATAGATATGGTGATGGCCATCCTCTCATTAGAGATACTCGGAGACTAGCCCAGGAGTTGGGGGGCTTCCAGGCAGCACACGTATGTCGGGAGGCGAACCAGACAGCAGACTAG
- the LOC103698748 gene encoding uncharacterized protein LOC103698748 isoform X1: MPRPGPRPYECVRRAWHSERHQPMRGSLIQEIFRVANEVHSPFTRKNKEWQEKLPFVVLKAEEIMYSKANSEAEYMDLKTLRDRANDAIDTIIRKDETTESGDLLQPCIEAALNLGCIPRRASRSQRHSNPGCYLSSAAKDVTAAPLKLPDNSKNNRSGSNSMAQLGSSGHLLPPPPPSPPPDQVSASQFASWCSTFLKPIDVNPGIPEVKSASPDASHKHEDSFPIANPELHYPWKHSPLSCQDRMPNPMDTSAWPSSVHVYPLYYSHNQPKAGGRLSHRRPQEPHCSMVRATMPGVLPPDEAEAGYMQDIPGSRNAIDSSKQVSNFIEAPEEPPHTACDLSLRLGRPSPPSLGAEHAWTNEVEDVGSSSSCDGGKFYDPSPKRTRAWSLESSFSPPKDNGFDSPPVESTDEPAESCSSKWSSEGEGTLYVEAFDKGKATAGGPFHDGCFYRRQKISTIQLSSRTETPNS, from the exons atGCCGAGACCAGGGCCGAGACCATACGAGTGTGTGAGGCGAGCCTGGCACAGCGAGAGGCACCAGCCCATGAGAGGATCTCTTATCCAAGAAATCTTCAG GGTGGCGAACGAGGTGCACAGCCCCTTCACCCGCAAGAACAAGGAATGGCAGGAGAAGCTCCCCTTCGTTGTCCTCAAGGCCGAGGAGATTATGTACTCCAAAGCCAACTCTGAG GCAGAGTACATGGACCTCAAGACGCTGCGGGACCGAGCCAACGACGCCATCGACACCATCATTCGCAAGGATGAAACTACGGAGAGCGGAGACCTCTTGCAGCCCTGCATAGAAG CGGCACTCAATCTGGGCTGCATTCCTAGAAGAGCATCGAGGAGCCAGCGCCACAGCAACCCCGGATGCTATTTAAGCTCTGCCGCCAAAGACGTGACAGCTGCCCCGCTTAAGCTCCCAGATAACAGCAAGAACAACCGCAGCGGCAGCAACAGCATGGCTCAGCTAGGATCGTCTGGCCATCTCTTGCCACCGCCGCCACCATCGCCACCTCCTGACCAGGTTTCTGCTTCTCAGTTTGCATCCTGGTGCTCCACCTTCTTAAAGCCCATCGATGTCAATCCTGGCATTCCCGAGGTCAAGTCCGCCAGTCCAGATGCTTCTCACAAGCATGAGGATTCCTTCCCCATTGCTAATCCCGAGCTCCATTACCCCTGGAAGCATTCTCCACTCTCCTGCCAAGATAGAATGCCGAACCCGATGGATACCTCTGCCTGGCCGAGTTCGGTTCATGTGTATCCCTTGTACTACAGCCACAACCAGCCCAAAGCAGGTGGACGGCTGTCTCATCGGAGGCCTCAGGAACCCCATTGTAGCATGGTTAGAGCCACGATGCCTGGTGTTCTGCCCCCTGACGAGGCTGAGGCAGGCTACATGCAGGACATTCCTGGTAGCAGAAACGCCATAGATTCTTCGAAGCAAGTTTCAAACTTCATAGAAGCACCGGAGGAGCCACCGCACACTGCTTGTGATTTGTCGCTGCGTTTGGGGCGGCCTTCACCTCCCTCGTTGGGTGCGGAGCATGCGTGGACCAATGAGGTTGAGGATGTGGGCTCAAGCAGTTCCTGTGACGGGGGCAAGTTCTATGATCCATCTCCTAAAAGAACCAGAGCGTGGAGCTTGGAGAGTTCATTTTCGCCTCCAAAAGATAATGGCTTTGATTCCCCCCCAGTAGAATCTACGGATGAGCCAGCAGAGTCATGCTCAAGTAAGTGGAGTTCAGAGGGCGAAGGCACATTGTATGTTGAGGCTTTTGATAAGGGAAAGGCAACTGCCGGTGGTCCTTTCCATGATGGATGCTTCTACCGGAGGCAAAAGATTTCGACCATCCAGCTATCCAGCAGAACGGAGACACCAAACTCGTAG
- the LOC103698748 gene encoding uncharacterized protein LOC103698748 isoform X2 has product MVGLLSVEARGESGGMVRVANEVHSPFTRKNKEWQEKLPFVVLKAEEIMYSKANSEAEYMDLKTLRDRANDAIDTIIRKDETTESGDLLQPCIEAALNLGCIPRRASRSQRHSNPGCYLSSAAKDVTAAPLKLPDNSKNNRSGSNSMAQLGSSGHLLPPPPPSPPPDQVSASQFASWCSTFLKPIDVNPGIPEVKSASPDASHKHEDSFPIANPELHYPWKHSPLSCQDRMPNPMDTSAWPSSVHVYPLYYSHNQPKAGGRLSHRRPQEPHCSMVRATMPGVLPPDEAEAGYMQDIPGSRNAIDSSKQVSNFIEAPEEPPHTACDLSLRLGRPSPPSLGAEHAWTNEVEDVGSSSSCDGGKFYDPSPKRTRAWSLESSFSPPKDNGFDSPPVESTDEPAESCSSKWSSEGEGTLYVEAFDKGKATAGGPFHDGCFYRRQKISTIQLSSRTETPNS; this is encoded by the exons ATGGTCGGCTTGCTTTCGGTCGAGGCACGGGGCGAGAGCGGAGGAATGGTGAG GGTGGCGAACGAGGTGCACAGCCCCTTCACCCGCAAGAACAAGGAATGGCAGGAGAAGCTCCCCTTCGTTGTCCTCAAGGCCGAGGAGATTATGTACTCCAAAGCCAACTCTGAG GCAGAGTACATGGACCTCAAGACGCTGCGGGACCGAGCCAACGACGCCATCGACACCATCATTCGCAAGGATGAAACTACGGAGAGCGGAGACCTCTTGCAGCCCTGCATAGAAG CGGCACTCAATCTGGGCTGCATTCCTAGAAGAGCATCGAGGAGCCAGCGCCACAGCAACCCCGGATGCTATTTAAGCTCTGCCGCCAAAGACGTGACAGCTGCCCCGCTTAAGCTCCCAGATAACAGCAAGAACAACCGCAGCGGCAGCAACAGCATGGCTCAGCTAGGATCGTCTGGCCATCTCTTGCCACCGCCGCCACCATCGCCACCTCCTGACCAGGTTTCTGCTTCTCAGTTTGCATCCTGGTGCTCCACCTTCTTAAAGCCCATCGATGTCAATCCTGGCATTCCCGAGGTCAAGTCCGCCAGTCCAGATGCTTCTCACAAGCATGAGGATTCCTTCCCCATTGCTAATCCCGAGCTCCATTACCCCTGGAAGCATTCTCCACTCTCCTGCCAAGATAGAATGCCGAACCCGATGGATACCTCTGCCTGGCCGAGTTCGGTTCATGTGTATCCCTTGTACTACAGCCACAACCAGCCCAAAGCAGGTGGACGGCTGTCTCATCGGAGGCCTCAGGAACCCCATTGTAGCATGGTTAGAGCCACGATGCCTGGTGTTCTGCCCCCTGACGAGGCTGAGGCAGGCTACATGCAGGACATTCCTGGTAGCAGAAACGCCATAGATTCTTCGAAGCAAGTTTCAAACTTCATAGAAGCACCGGAGGAGCCACCGCACACTGCTTGTGATTTGTCGCTGCGTTTGGGGCGGCCTTCACCTCCCTCGTTGGGTGCGGAGCATGCGTGGACCAATGAGGTTGAGGATGTGGGCTCAAGCAGTTCCTGTGACGGGGGCAAGTTCTATGATCCATCTCCTAAAAGAACCAGAGCGTGGAGCTTGGAGAGTTCATTTTCGCCTCCAAAAGATAATGGCTTTGATTCCCCCCCAGTAGAATCTACGGATGAGCCAGCAGAGTCATGCTCAAGTAAGTGGAGTTCAGAGGGCGAAGGCACATTGTATGTTGAGGCTTTTGATAAGGGAAAGGCAACTGCCGGTGGTCCTTTCCATGATGGATGCTTCTACCGGAGGCAAAAGATTTCGACCATCCAGCTATCCAGCAGAACGGAGACACCAAACTCGTAG